In a genomic window of Anoplopoma fimbria isolate UVic2021 breed Golden Eagle Sablefish chromosome 6, Afim_UVic_2022, whole genome shotgun sequence:
- the ikzf5 gene encoding zinc finger protein Pegasus, which yields MGEEKPDTLDFVKDFQEYLSQQTQHVNMISGSVSGVKEADELPPDCSQNGLDHPSVDMSLEDSSGILVDGFERTYDGKLKCRYCNYATRGTARLIEHIRIHTGEKPHRCHLCPFASAYERHLEAHMRSHTGEKPYKCELCSFRCSDRSNLSHHRRRRHKLLPMKGARSLSHKKMLSVLQKKASSLGYGRRLLINFSPPSMVVQKADNVNDFSHELPHLRQETYDNQGRAVEDGHSTNQNHHHHDMVMDNPLNQLSTLAGQLASLPSESQDQTQPPMSPGAESMVDEKPFLIQQPHPATAPVAVSASMVHASSPSPVTPEPRAPPHSNCSPGGAPCSEHSGRTSTPSISNSQPSTPAPGLSVPLQDPHMLHHCQHCDIYFPDNILYTIHMGCHGYENPFQCNICGHKCKSKYDFACHFARGQHK from the exons aTGGGCGAGGAAAAGCCGGACACGCTGGACTTTGTGAAGGATTTCCAGGAGTATCTGAGCCAGCAGACCCAGCATGTCAACATGATATCAGGCTCTGTCAGCGGCGTGAAGGAGGCGGACGAGCTGCCACCag ACTGCAGTCAGAATGGACTGGATCACCCCTCAGTGGACATGTCACTGGAGGACAGCTCGGGGATCCTGGTGGATGGTTTTGAGAGGACCTATGACGGCAAACTCAAGTGCCGCTACTGCAACTATGCCACCAGAGGCACGGCAAGACTCATTGAGCACATCCGAATTCACACAG GCGAGAAACCCCATCGCTGCCACCTCTGCCCATTTGCTTCCGCCTACGAGCGCCACCTGGAGGCTCACATGCGATCCCACACAGGCGAGAAGCCTTATAAATGTGAGCTGTGCTCCTTCCGCTGCAGTGATCGTAGCAACTTGTCGCACCATCGGCGTCGACGCCACAAACTCCTGCCAATGAAAGGCGCTCGCTCGCTATCCCACAAGAAGATGCTGAGCGTTTTACAGAAAAAGGCCAGCTCTCTGGGCTATGGCCGTCGACTCCTCATCAACTTCAGCCCCCCTTCTATGGTGGTGCAGAAGGCTGACAATGTGAACGACTTCTCGCATGAGCTGCCCCACTTACGTCAGGAGACTTACGATAATCAGGGTCGCGCAGTGGAGGACGGGCACTCCACAAATCAAAATCACCATCACCATGATATGGTTATGGATAACCCGCTGAACCAGCTGTCCACCCTGGCAGGCCAGTTGGCCAGCCTCCCTTCTGAGTCCCAGGACCAGACTCAACCTCCGATGTCTCCAGGAGCAGAGTCTATGGTCGATGAGAAGCCCTTCCTCATCCAGCAGCCCCACCCTGCCACAGCTCCAGTGGCTGTGTCTGCCAGCATGGTCCACGCCTCCTCCCCTTCTCCAGTCACCCCAGAGCCCCGGGCTCCTCCCCACAGCAATTGCAGCCCTGGAGGGGCACCCTGCAGCGAGCACAGTGGGCGCACCAGTACCCCTAGTATCTCCAACAGTCAACCCAGTACACCGGCCCCAGGCCTGTCCGTCCCACTCCAGGACCCCCACATGCTGCATCACTGCCAGCACTGTGACATCTACTTCCCCGACAACATCCTCTACACCATCCACATGGGCTGCCATGGCTACGAGAACCCATTCCAGTGCAACATCTGCGGCCACAAGTGCAAGAGCAAGTACGACTTTGCCTGCCACTTTGCCCGCGGGCAGCACAAGTAA